GCGGCAGATTGTGCCGGCCCGCGTAGGTGACGGTGATGAAGGGATACATCCAGAACATGTCACCCGAAGGTTTTTGCATGAGGGTATCGAGGCGGGCAAGCACCCACGGCATGTCCTGGTTGCGGTGCAAGCGCGCGGCGATCTCAATGTACCCGCCGCGGCTGAGGTCACTGGCGGGCGTGGCTTGCGCGTAGTAACGGATCAACGAATCGGCGCGCGTTTGATAAGCGTGCACTTGCTCAGCACGGTTGAGGCGCGGCAGGCTGTAGGCGGTGGTTGAGATGACAGCAAGGAAGAATAGTGCGGCAAGGCAAAGCGCCGCACTCATGATAAACTCGGAGGTCATGTTCATGGTTCTTTGCAGAGCTCCGCACGGTTCCACTGTATAGCGGTTGATCAGCATTGCGTTTGCCTCTTGTCTTTCATCTAACTTCTTGCATTTGCCAAAGGGAAGGCTTAGATTGGCTGCGCAAACTCAGCCTACATGAACTCTACATCGGAAAATCCTGCCATGTGCAAAGTCAGTCTTGAAGAAGCGGCAAAGTCGTTTCCCGCCCTGCTTGAGAAGGCGATCAACGGGGAAGAAGTCCTCATTCTGCAAGACCAAAAGCCGGTGGCGAAATTGGTCTCTGTCGGCGCGGAGCCGCCTTCTCCTGCGAAACGGATCCAGGCTGGCAGCGCAAAGGGTTTTATTGAAATTGCCGCGGATTTCGACGCGCCCTTGGAAGATTTCAAGGAATTCATGGAATGAACTTGTTGCTGGATACACATGCTTTCTTGTGGTTCATCAAAGACGATGCATCGCTCAGTTTGCGCGCTCGTGGTCTGATTGAAGAACCCGAGAACAAGCGGCTGTTGAGTATCGTCAGTTTATGGGAGATCGCAATCAAGGCAAGCTTGGGCAAGATTGTATTGAAGCTGCCCTTTGATGCTTTGATGCCACGCCAGCTTCAGGAGAATGATATTGATCTGCTTCCCATCGCCCTGCCTCATTTGGGGCTGGTTGAGAGACTCCCATTTCATCATCGTGACCCCTTTGACCGGCTCATCATTGCGCAAAGCTTGGTTGAGAATCTGCCTCTTGTAAGTATTGATTCTCAATTTGATAAACATGGCGTCCAGCGCCTGTGGTGAATACGCGGCCTTTCCCCAATACCCTTGCTGCAAAATTTTCTTCGTTTATATTGCCAATCTTCAAAGACTATTTACCGTTCAGAAAAACCAAATCAAACACAATCGCGCCGTGCATGCCCGCATCGGTCCAGGTGCGGCCGAAATTATCCGAATAGAAAATGCCTTCCTCAAACGTCGCGACCCACAATCTTCCCGCCTGATTCACATCGAACGCGGTTTCATAGCAATTGCGCACCGGTAGTCCCGCGCTGCGATCCTGCCAGGTGGCGCCGCCATCGATACTCACCATCACGCCGGCGCCCCAACCCACGGCCGACATGTTCTTCGGGTTGCGCGGGTCGATACCGACCGCATAAATCACGGTTTGCGCCAGGCTGCCCTTGGCAAACTCCCAGGTGTTGCCATTGTCCTGCGAGCGCAACACCCCGCGATCCTGCGTTGCGGCCAGCCAAACATTCGGCGCCGACGCACATTGCTCGAGATCGAGAATCGTGACTCCCGGCGGACCAACCAATGACCAGTGTGCGGCACCGTCGGTGGAGAGATACAATCCGCCCTCAGTGCCGGCGAACACGCGGCCGGCTTGGGCACGATCGACTTCAACACTCTGAGTGAATCTCTTCGGCAAACCGCTGTTGGTTTCCTGCCAGGTTTCGCCGCCGTCTTTGGTGGCCCAGAGGCCATAGGCCGTGGCGAGATAAACATGCTGCGGGGCATTGGGATCGACGCAGATGTCCTGCGTTTCGGTCACGCGCCCATCCGTGGTCATGCGCCAGGAGTTGCCGCCATCGCGCGTGCGGGCCGCGCCGCTGCCGCAGGCAAGATAGATGATATCCG
This genomic stretch from bacterium harbors:
- a CDS encoding DUF2281 domain-containing protein, with the translated sequence MCKVSLEEAAKSFPALLEKAINGEEVLILQDQKPVAKLVSVGAEPPSPAKRIQAGSAKGFIEIAADFDAPLEDFKEFME
- a CDS encoding type II toxin-antitoxin system VapC family toxin, with the protein product MNLLLDTHAFLWFIKDDASLSLRARGLIEEPENKRLLSIVSLWEIAIKASLGKIVLKLPFDALMPRQLQENDIDLLPIALPHLGLVERLPFHHRDPFDRLIIAQSLVENLPLVSIDSQFDKHGVQRLW